In Candidatus Methylomirabilota bacterium, one DNA window encodes the following:
- a CDS encoding MFS transporter, with product MTLAAFRVRSFRFQFPADLLTSLAFEMETVILSWYVMVQTGSVLLLTAFGSLLFVGTLLAPMFGVLGDRLGGRTVLFAMRAVYVVLALLLAILSLNGHLTPLWVFAIATVAGIVRPNDLVLRNSLIGETIPSQHLMGAVGLSRATTDSARVIGALAGAELSTVLGIGPTYLLVTVFYAASLALTFGVARRHPVPDPGGAPRAPSTVVSTVGISSPSRGRDLKDGLLYVLRTPALLAPMWLAFLINLTAYPVSNGILAYTAKNVFAVGATGLGWLVASFAFGGLLGSVATIVTGGPRRPERFMLVCTAIWYAVLLGFGHVGSLRAGLLALLVAGFVQNVAMISMTASLLTAAGERFRGRVMGVRMLAVYGLPLGLMASGALIDLIGYPLTISALSVVGLAFTLLIGIRWRASMWH from the coding sequence TTGACCCTGGCCGCGTTCCGCGTCCGCAGCTTCCGCTTCCAGTTCCCCGCCGACCTGCTCACGTCGCTGGCGTTCGAGATGGAGACGGTCATCCTGAGCTGGTACGTGATGGTCCAGACCGGCTCGGTGCTCCTGCTCACCGCCTTCGGCTCTCTGCTGTTCGTGGGCACTCTCCTCGCGCCGATGTTCGGGGTGCTGGGCGATCGGCTCGGCGGCCGGACCGTGCTGTTCGCGATGCGCGCGGTCTACGTCGTCCTGGCCTTGCTCCTCGCGATCCTGAGCCTGAACGGGCACCTGACGCCGCTGTGGGTCTTCGCCATCGCGACGGTTGCCGGCATCGTCCGCCCCAACGATCTCGTGCTCAGGAACTCGCTCATCGGCGAAACGATTCCCTCGCAGCACCTGATGGGCGCCGTGGGCCTGTCCCGCGCCACCACGGATTCCGCCCGCGTGATCGGCGCGCTCGCCGGCGCGGAGCTCTCCACCGTCCTCGGCATCGGGCCCACCTACCTCTTGGTTACGGTCTTCTATGCGGCGAGCCTAGCGCTGACCTTCGGCGTGGCGCGAAGGCATCCGGTGCCCGATCCGGGTGGAGCGCCGCGCGCGCCTTCGACGGTCGTAAGCACGGTCGGAATATCCAGCCCCTCGCGCGGCCGCGATCTCAAGGACGGGCTCCTCTACGTCCTGAGGACGCCCGCGCTGCTCGCTCCCATGTGGCTGGCGTTTTTGATCAACCTGACCGCATACCCCGTGTCGAACGGTATTTTGGCGTACACCGCCAAGAACGTCTTCGCCGTCGGCGCCACGGGGCTCGGGTGGCTCGTCGCCAGCTTCGCGTTCGGCGGTCTTCTTGGCTCGGTCGCCACGATCGTGACGGGAGGGCCACGCCGCCCCGAGCGCTTCATGCTGGTCTGCACGGCGATCTGGTACGCCGTCCTGCTCGGTTTCGGCCACGTGGGAAGCTTGCGGGCCGGGCTCCTCGCGCTCCTCGTCGCCGGCTTCGTCCAGAACGTGGCAATGATCTCGATGACCGCCAGCCTGCTCACGGCCGCCGGCGAGCGGTTCCGGGGACGGGTCATGGGTGTCCGGATGCTCGCGGTCTACGGTCTCCCGCTGGGACTGATGGCCTCGGGCGCCCTCATCGATCTTATCGGCTATCCGCTGACCATCAGCGCGCTGTCGGTGGTCGGCCTGGCGTTCACGCTCCTCATCGGGATCAGGTGGCGGGCGAGCATGTGGCATTGA
- the chrA gene encoding chromate efflux transporter: MRRERWSEVVAVFLKLGAMSYGGPAIMGVMQQEIQTRRNWVSRERFVEGLALVNMLPGPLAAQLSIFLGYSRLGWLGGVLGGVCFILPAFFIMLGLTMIYSRFGAIPAMRGVFYGLSPVVIGIFAVATYRLGKSAIKDVKQIVIAIVSAAVVALTPFGLVPTMVLAGAVGVALYASRVWGTAAAVAVALLFTVRFWGGPWLPAMSWLSVDASAGATAPTLWNLGVFFLKVGAFTFGGGLAILAFVQDQVVNQLHWLSPREFLDGLALGQLTPGPIVMLAAFVGYRVAGVWGAAVSGAAIFLPSFLLILSTVPVLDRVKRIRWMSAALKGISPAVIGMITAALLAMLPHAVLDLTTVVLTLATVVAIVAWRVSPLPAMAAGGAIGAVLKAR; encoded by the coding sequence ATGCGACGCGAGCGATGGAGTGAGGTCGTCGCCGTCTTCCTGAAGCTCGGGGCGATGAGCTACGGCGGCCCTGCCATCATGGGCGTGATGCAGCAGGAGATCCAGACGCGACGCAACTGGGTCTCACGCGAGCGCTTCGTCGAGGGGCTCGCCCTGGTGAACATGCTCCCGGGCCCACTGGCCGCGCAGCTCAGCATCTTCCTGGGTTACAGCCGTCTGGGATGGCTCGGCGGTGTTCTCGGCGGCGTCTGCTTCATCCTGCCCGCGTTCTTCATCATGCTCGGACTGACGATGATCTACTCACGGTTTGGAGCGATTCCTGCGATGCGCGGCGTGTTCTACGGTTTGAGTCCAGTGGTCATCGGCATCTTCGCGGTTGCAACCTATCGGCTCGGGAAATCGGCGATCAAGGACGTGAAGCAAATCGTGATCGCCATCGTCAGCGCCGCGGTCGTGGCGCTCACGCCCTTCGGGCTCGTGCCGACGATGGTGCTCGCCGGGGCCGTCGGCGTGGCACTCTACGCTTCCAGAGTCTGGGGCACCGCCGCTGCCGTCGCTGTCGCGCTTCTCTTCACGGTGCGGTTCTGGGGCGGCCCGTGGCTTCCCGCGATGTCGTGGCTCTCCGTGGACGCGTCAGCCGGCGCAACGGCGCCGACATTATGGAACCTGGGCGTGTTCTTCCTGAAGGTCGGCGCGTTCACCTTCGGCGGTGGGCTGGCGATTCTCGCGTTCGTCCAGGACCAGGTGGTCAATCAGCTGCATTGGTTGTCGCCGCGCGAATTTCTCGACGGCCTGGCGCTCGGACAGCTCACGCCGGGCCCGATCGTCATGCTGGCGGCGTTCGTCGGCTATCGGGTCGCGGGCGTGTGGGGCGCGGCCGTGAGCGGTGCGGCGATCTTTCTTCCGTCATTCCTGTTGATTCTCTCGACCGTGCCCGTGCTGGATCGCGTGAAACGCATCCGGTGGATGAGCGCGGCGCTGAAGGGGATCAGCCCCGCCGTCATTGGCATGATCACCGCCGCGCTGCTCGCCATGTTGCCACACGCGGTGCTGGACCTGACGACGGTGGTCCTCACGCTCGCGACCGTCGTGGCCATCGTCGCGTGGCGCGTGAGTCCGCTGCCTGCGATGGCGGCCGGCGGAGCGATCGGCGCCGTGCTGAAAGCGCGGTAA
- a CDS encoding LLM class flavin-dependent oxidoreductase, whose amino-acid sequence MITRFSTLYVGHIELERCGLEGTPADDRRYPNERLIEVFDTAAALARATDALGYETLWLAEHHFQHEGYECIPSIPMLAVDLAHRTERVKIGCAFNVVPAWHPLRLAEDYAVADILTKGRVVFGVGRGYHTREVETFGNPMLDGEANRELFEEQVEIILKAFREESFSHRGKHYTIPPEVPYRGYQLKEITLVPRPLRQPVEVWQPIVSGSARGLDFMARNRIKGVISATAEELVERWVRDYQETARRHGIPLQLGEDLILGFRMCIDDTADRAIQRARPYFEEHAKVMAPLGMLRYSEEHVKAVAARQPQSPTTASLENGVHNRSWLCGPPGDIVTYLKEVERRYPGLDHVMIAWAIGTPRDLMVEQLTRFAREVMPAFRP is encoded by the coding sequence TTGATCACCCGCTTCTCGACCCTCTACGTCGGCCACATCGAGCTGGAGCGATGTGGGCTCGAGGGCACGCCCGCCGACGACCGCCGGTATCCCAACGAGCGCCTGATCGAGGTGTTCGACACCGCGGCGGCCCTGGCCCGCGCCACCGACGCGCTGGGGTACGAGACGTTGTGGCTAGCCGAGCATCACTTCCAGCACGAGGGATACGAGTGCATCCCGAGCATCCCCATGCTGGCGGTGGATCTGGCCCATCGCACGGAGCGCGTGAAGATCGGCTGCGCATTCAACGTCGTCCCCGCCTGGCATCCGCTTCGCCTCGCCGAGGACTACGCCGTCGCGGATATCCTCACCAAGGGGCGGGTCGTGTTCGGCGTGGGGCGGGGGTACCACACGCGGGAAGTCGAGACGTTCGGCAACCCGATGCTGGACGGCGAGGCCAACCGCGAGCTCTTCGAGGAGCAGGTGGAGATCATCCTCAAGGCGTTCCGCGAGGAGTCGTTCTCGCACCGGGGGAAGCACTACACGATTCCACCCGAGGTCCCCTATCGCGGCTATCAGCTGAAGGAGATCACCCTGGTGCCGCGTCCCCTGCGCCAGCCCGTCGAGGTCTGGCAGCCCATCGTGAGCGGCAGCGCGCGGGGCTTGGACTTCATGGCCCGGAACCGCATCAAGGGCGTCATCTCCGCCACCGCCGAGGAGCTCGTCGAGCGCTGGGTCCGCGACTATCAGGAGACGGCGCGCCGCCACGGCATCCCACTCCAGCTCGGGGAGGATCTGATCCTCGGCTTCCGGATGTGCATCGACGACACCGCGGACCGGGCCATCCAGCGCGCGCGCCCCTACTTCGAGGAGCACGCCAAGGTCATGGCGCCGCTCGGGATGCTGCGCTACAGCGAGGAGCACGTGAAGGCTGTCGCCGCGCGCCAGCCTCAGTCACCGACCACCGCCTCCCTGGAGAATGGCGTACACAATCGCTCCTGGCTCTGCGGCCCACCCGGAGACATCGTCACCTACCTGAAGGAGGTGGAGCGGCGATACCCGGGACTGGACCACGTCATGATCGCCTGGGCGATCGGAACGCCGAGAGACCTCATGGTCGAGCAGCTCACCCGCTTCGCCCGGGAGGTCATGCCCGCCTTTCGCCCGTAG
- a CDS encoding acyl-CoA dehydrogenase family protein: protein MNFDFSSDQRSLREQARKFLAEHASSTRVRRILEGAAPYDAELWRGMAEMGWMGTAIPETHGGAGFGYLELCVIAEELGRSLAPTPFSSTIYLASEALLLVGSPAQKKRWLPRVAQGEAIGCFALAEGPQVATPGNITTRADDGRVSGTKIPVMDGDVADFAIVVAGEADGRRAGLFLVDLTGAGITRTSVTTVDPTRSHARLVFDGAAAEPLGAPFAGWPLVERLLDRAAVLVAFEQVGGAQAALDMARDYALGRFAFGRQIASFQAIKHKLADIYVAVELARSNAYYGAWALSKDAPELPVAAATARVAATEAYYQAAKENIQVHGGMGFTWEFDCHLHYRRAKLTGLMLGSARRWKDLLVTRLQAGAA, encoded by the coding sequence GTGAACTTCGACTTCTCGTCCGATCAGAGATCCCTGCGGGAGCAGGCTCGGAAGTTCCTTGCCGAGCACGCCTCCTCCACCCGCGTCCGGCGCATCCTCGAGGGCGCCGCGCCGTATGACGCGGAGCTCTGGCGTGGGATGGCTGAGATGGGCTGGATGGGCACCGCCATCCCGGAAACCCATGGCGGCGCCGGCTTCGGCTACCTCGAGCTGTGTGTCATCGCCGAGGAGCTGGGCCGGAGCCTCGCGCCGACGCCCTTCTCGTCCACGATCTACCTCGCTTCCGAGGCCCTGCTGCTCGTGGGCAGCCCAGCCCAGAAGAAGCGCTGGCTGCCGCGTGTCGCTCAGGGAGAGGCGATCGGTTGCTTCGCGCTGGCCGAGGGCCCGCAGGTGGCGACGCCTGGCAATATCACGACGCGCGCCGACGACGGGCGCGTGAGCGGCACGAAGATCCCGGTGATGGACGGCGACGTGGCGGATTTCGCCATCGTCGTGGCCGGTGAGGCGGACGGCCGGCGGGCGGGCCTCTTCCTGGTGGACCTGACGGGCGCGGGTATCACGCGAACTTCGGTCACCACCGTGGACCCCACGCGCTCCCACGCGCGGCTGGTCTTCGACGGCGCCGCGGCCGAGCCACTCGGCGCTCCCTTCGCTGGTTGGCCCCTGGTGGAGCGCCTGCTCGACCGCGCGGCCGTGCTCGTGGCCTTCGAGCAGGTCGGCGGCGCGCAGGCGGCGCTCGACATGGCGCGCGACTACGCGCTCGGCCGTTTCGCCTTCGGCCGCCAGATCGCGTCCTTCCAGGCCATCAAGCACAAGCTGGCCGACATTTACGTGGCCGTCGAGCTGGCGCGGTCGAACGCCTACTACGGCGCCTGGGCGCTCTCGAAAGACGCGCCCGAGCTGCCCGTTGCCGCCGCAACCGCGCGCGTGGCCGCTACCGAGGCCTACTATCAGGCCGCCAAGGAGAACATCCAGGTGCATGGCGGCATGGGCTTCACCTGGGAGTTCGACTGCCACCTGCACTACCGGCGCGCCAAGCTCACCGGCCTCATGCTGGGCAGCGCCCGCCGCTGGAAAGACTTGCTGGTGACGCGGCTTCAAGCCGGCGCCGCCTAG
- a CDS encoding SDR family oxidoreductase has translation MDLGLEGKHAIVTGGSLGIGKAIARELAREGADVAIVARTKETLEAAARELAAETKRRVIPLVCDVTSKAQVDAMVAQAAAQLGGLHILVNSGSAPGGSATATGPIETIVDEDLLQDFNVKFVGALRCARAAIPYMKEQGWGRIINISGLNARNAGNLSGGARNTSLVHFTKTLAIQLGRFGITVNCVHPGVTRTERTPRLLAARGKEMGVDAAEVEKGDFAHDSPRGNAIGRMVDASEVAYVTAFLASDKAWAISGELIVASGGAGRSVFY, from the coding sequence ATGGACCTGGGGCTCGAAGGCAAGCACGCGATCGTCACAGGCGGGAGCCTCGGCATCGGCAAGGCGATCGCGAGAGAGCTGGCGCGCGAAGGGGCGGATGTCGCCATCGTCGCGCGCACGAAGGAGACGCTCGAGGCGGCGGCGCGCGAGCTGGCGGCCGAGACCAAGCGACGCGTCATCCCGCTCGTGTGCGATGTCACCAGCAAGGCGCAGGTGGACGCGATGGTCGCCCAGGCGGCCGCGCAGCTGGGCGGGCTGCACATCCTGGTGAACAGCGGGTCCGCGCCCGGCGGGTCGGCCACCGCGACCGGCCCCATCGAAACCATCGTCGACGAGGACCTGCTCCAGGACTTCAACGTGAAGTTCGTGGGGGCGCTCCGCTGCGCCCGAGCCGCCATCCCCTACATGAAGGAGCAGGGCTGGGGCCGCATCATTAATATCAGCGGGTTGAACGCCCGCAACGCGGGGAACCTGAGCGGCGGCGCGCGCAACACCTCCCTCGTCCACTTCACCAAGACCCTGGCCATCCAGCTGGGCCGCTTCGGGATCACAGTCAACTGCGTTCACCCAGGCGTGACGCGCACCGAGCGCACCCCGCGCCTGCTGGCCGCCCGGGGCAAGGAGATGGGCGTCGACGCCGCGGAGGTGGAGAAGGGCGACTTCGCCCACGACTCGCCGCGCGGCAACGCCATCGGGCGCATGGTGGACGCCTCCGAGGTCGCCTACGTCACCGCCTTCCTCGCCTCAGACAAGGCCTGGGCGATCTCGGGCGAGCTCATCGTGGCGTCGGGCGGCGCCGGGCGCTCGGTGTTCTACTGA
- a CDS encoding SMP-30/gluconolactonase/LRE family protein, whose protein sequence is MTTLTPAYKQIASGLRFPEGPVAMPDGSVILVEIERRTLSRVTPDGTIHVIAKLGGGPNGAAMGPGGKIYVTNNGGLKFVERPGKLFPVLQADDYAGGSIQIVDPETGMFDTLYDRCDGQKLKGPNDLVFDGAGGFWFTDLGKTRERDNDRGIVYYAKADGSLIREAIFPLERPNGIGLSPDLKTLYVVETPTARCWSFRLSAPGEIESANGPYRGEKGKVVVGLGGYQMFDSLAVDAEGHVCVATLITGAVSDIWPDGSRVDQYMLPDMMVTNVCFGGRDLRTAYATLSMGGTLVSFEWPRPGLPLRHLNR, encoded by the coding sequence ATGACGACGCTCACGCCCGCGTACAAGCAGATCGCGTCAGGACTGCGCTTTCCCGAGGGTCCCGTGGCGATGCCGGACGGCTCCGTCATCCTGGTCGAGATCGAGCGCCGGACATTGTCGCGGGTCACGCCCGACGGGACGATCCACGTGATCGCCAAGCTCGGCGGCGGCCCGAACGGCGCGGCCATGGGGCCGGGGGGCAAGATCTACGTGACCAACAACGGCGGGCTCAAGTTCGTCGAGCGGCCCGGCAAGCTCTTCCCGGTGCTCCAGGCCGATGACTACGCCGGCGGAAGCATCCAGATCGTGGATCCCGAGACCGGCATGTTCGACACGCTCTACGACCGCTGCGACGGCCAGAAGCTCAAGGGGCCGAACGACCTCGTGTTCGACGGGGCCGGCGGGTTTTGGTTCACCGACCTCGGCAAGACGCGCGAGCGCGACAATGACCGCGGTATCGTCTACTACGCCAAGGCCGACGGGTCCTTGATCCGCGAGGCGATCTTCCCGCTCGAGCGTCCAAACGGGATCGGGCTTTCGCCGGACCTGAAGACGCTCTACGTCGTCGAGACGCCGACGGCGCGCTGCTGGTCGTTCCGGCTCTCGGCCCCGGGCGAGATCGAGTCGGCGAACGGACCGTACCGGGGCGAGAAGGGCAAGGTCGTCGTCGGGCTCGGCGGCTACCAGATGTTCGATTCGCTGGCGGTGGACGCCGAGGGCCACGTCTGCGTGGCAACCTTGATCACGGGCGCCGTGAGCGACATCTGGCCGGATGGCAGCCGCGTCGACCAGTACATGCTGCCCGACATGATGGTCACGAACGTCTGCTTCGGCGGCCGCGACCTGCGCACCGCGTACGCGACCTTGTCGATGGGCGGCACGCTCGTGTCGTTCGAGTGGCCGCGCCCCGGGCTCCCGCTTCGCCACCTCAACCGGTAG
- a CDS encoding acyl-CoA dehydrogenase family protein — MDFDDTREEAAFRAEARQWLGANAEIKGGAFETWQSRYSGRDGFDGLERAKAFQHKKAEAGFAALHWPVESGGRALPPVYQVIYSQEESRYLVPRGYFEIGLGMCMPTLFTYGTDAQKRRYAPAALFGDEVWCQLFSEPGAGSDLAGLRTRAQREGDEWVINGQKIWTSGGHWADWAILVARSDPKAAKHKGLTFFFLSMKSPGIETRRIKQISGASHFNEVYLTDVRIPDSQRLGAVGAGWGVAITTLMNERLASGDLRGPDFEEIFGLARSVSLEDGPAIANAAVRERLADFYVKTQGVRLTRFRTMTALSRGETPGPENSIGKLVNAPKAQEIASFAMDLLDMGGVIMDKDTAPLRAAFQESLLNSPGGRIAAGTDEILRNIIAERVLGLPQDMRVDRDLPFDQLPTGPR, encoded by the coding sequence GTGGATTTCGACGACACGCGAGAAGAAGCCGCCTTCCGCGCCGAGGCCCGCCAGTGGCTCGGAGCGAACGCAGAAATCAAGGGCGGCGCCTTCGAGACCTGGCAGAGTCGCTACTCCGGCCGCGATGGCTTCGACGGCCTGGAGCGCGCCAAGGCCTTCCAGCACAAGAAGGCCGAGGCCGGCTTCGCCGCGCTCCACTGGCCGGTCGAGTCGGGCGGGCGCGCCCTGCCCCCGGTCTACCAGGTAATCTACTCGCAGGAGGAGTCGCGCTATCTCGTGCCGCGCGGCTACTTCGAGATCGGGCTCGGCATGTGCATGCCGACGCTGTTCACGTACGGCACCGACGCGCAGAAGCGGCGCTACGCGCCGGCCGCCCTGTTCGGCGACGAGGTGTGGTGCCAGCTCTTCTCCGAGCCGGGCGCCGGCTCCGACCTGGCCGGCCTGCGCACGCGCGCCCAGCGCGAGGGCGACGAGTGGGTGATCAACGGGCAGAAGATCTGGACGTCGGGCGGGCACTGGGCGGACTGGGCCATCCTGGTGGCCCGCAGCGATCCCAAGGCGGCCAAGCACAAGGGCCTCACCTTCTTCTTCCTGTCCATGAAGTCGCCGGGGATCGAGACCCGGCGCATCAAGCAGATCTCGGGGGCGTCCCACTTCAACGAGGTCTACCTCACCGACGTGCGCATCCCGGACAGCCAGCGGCTCGGGGCCGTGGGCGCGGGCTGGGGCGTGGCCATCACCACGCTCATGAACGAGCGCCTCGCCTCCGGCGATCTCCGCGGCCCCGACTTCGAGGAGATCTTCGGCCTGGCCCGATCGGTCTCGCTCGAAGACGGCCCCGCCATCGCCAACGCGGCCGTCCGCGAGCGGCTGGCCGATTTCTATGTGAAGACCCAGGGCGTCCGCCTTACGCGCTTCCGCACCATGACCGCGCTCTCGCGCGGCGAGACACCGGGCCCGGAGAACTCCATCGGCAAGCTTGTCAACGCGCCCAAGGCGCAGGAGATCGCCTCCTTCGCCATGGACCTGCTCGACATGGGCGGCGTGATCATGGACAAGGACACGGCGCCGCTGCGCGCCGCCTTTCAGGAATCGCTGCTCAACTCGCCGGGCGGCCGCATCGCGGCGGGCACCGACGAGATCCTGCGCAACATCATCGCCGAGCGCGTGCTCGGCCTGCCTCAGGATATGCGCGTGGACCGCGACCTGCCCTTCGACCAGCTCCCGACCGGCCCGCGCTGA
- a CDS encoding SDR family NAD(P)-dependent oxidoreductase gives MELKGQVAIVTGAGRGIGRATALELARQGADVVIAELDQASAKRTAEEVGALGRRAVVAPTDVTSRVDLRAMVDRARAELGRIDILVNNAGIYRAAASLDVTEEHWDAIMTINAKAVFFASQAVLPTMIAQKSGSIVSLASMAGKIGSKTNLPYNASKAAVVSMTKSLALAHAADGIRVNCVCPGFVETDMWTMVSRDQGKLLGMTAEEFTRQRAAQVPLGRMEKPEDVAHVVAFLAGPRSGYMTGQALSVDGGLVMH, from the coding sequence ATGGAGCTCAAGGGACAGGTCGCCATCGTCACCGGCGCGGGGCGCGGCATCGGCCGCGCGACCGCACTCGAGCTTGCGCGTCAGGGCGCCGATGTCGTCATCGCCGAGCTGGACCAGGCGAGCGCCAAGCGCACGGCCGAGGAGGTGGGCGCGCTCGGGCGGCGCGCCGTCGTGGCGCCGACCGACGTCACCTCGCGCGTCGACCTGCGCGCCATGGTGGACCGCGCCCGCGCCGAGCTCGGGCGCATCGACATCCTCGTCAACAACGCCGGCATCTATCGCGCCGCCGCGTCCCTCGACGTCACCGAAGAGCACTGGGACGCGATCATGACCATCAACGCCAAGGCGGTGTTCTTCGCCAGCCAGGCCGTGCTGCCGACGATGATCGCGCAGAAGAGCGGCAGCATCGTCAGCCTGGCGTCCATGGCGGGCAAGATCGGCAGCAAGACCAACCTTCCCTACAATGCCAGCAAGGCCGCCGTCGTCAGCATGACCAAGAGCCTGGCCCTCGCCCACGCGGCAGACGGCATCCGGGTGAACTGCGTCTGCCCCGGCTTCGTCGAGACCGACATGTGGACGATGGTGTCGCGGGACCAGGGCAAGCTCCTGGGCATGACGGCGGAAGAGTTCACCCGCCAGCGCGCCGCGCAGGTGCCGCTGGGGCGCATGGAGAAGCCGGAAGACGTGGCGCACGTGGTCGCCTTCCTCGCGGGGCCGCGGTCGGGTTACATGACCGGCCAGGCCCTCAGCGTCGACGGCGGCCTCGTGATGCACTAA
- a CDS encoding alpha/beta fold hydrolase translates to MRSDGAPGMAVHRSGSGPDVVLFHGGMGSWKHWIRNVEPLAARFTVHALDHPAYGASAPVPRETSGAAYLDLVYRLFVEMFPGGGPLRVAGFSFGAAIAANLTRRLAPRVTHLCLISPAGFPLRRFADRPTRSYKEAGDDERLFREICRHNLLVNMLSDPASVTEETVDIQADCVRKTRFNSRKVSGGGTLLGDLAQLNCRIRLLWGERDDSPFRPADLLIGEIRGVISALDAHRIPRAGHWSAYENAAEVNRLMLEFFSS, encoded by the coding sequence GTGCGCAGCGACGGCGCTCCCGGCATGGCGGTCCACCGGAGCGGCAGCGGGCCCGACGTCGTGCTCTTTCACGGCGGCATGGGCTCGTGGAAGCACTGGATCCGGAACGTCGAGCCGCTCGCGGCGCGTTTCACCGTGCATGCGCTCGACCACCCGGCGTATGGCGCTTCGGCGCCGGTCCCGCGCGAGACCTCCGGCGCGGCCTATCTCGACCTCGTGTACCGTCTATTCGTCGAGATGTTCCCGGGTGGCGGTCCGCTGCGCGTTGCCGGGTTCTCGTTCGGCGCGGCCATCGCCGCGAATCTCACTCGGCGGCTCGCCCCGCGGGTGACGCACCTGTGCCTGATCTCTCCCGCCGGCTTCCCCCTCCGCCGCTTTGCCGACCGGCCGACGCGGAGCTACAAGGAAGCGGGAGACGACGAGAGACTCTTCCGCGAGATCTGCCGCCACAACCTGCTCGTCAACATGCTCAGCGATCCGGCGAGCGTCACCGAAGAGACGGTGGACATCCAGGCCGACTGCGTCAGAAAAACTCGCTTCAATAGCCGCAAAGTCAGCGGTGGCGGGACGCTCCTGGGCGACCTCGCTCAGCTCAACTGCCGGATCCGGCTGCTCTGGGGTGAGCGCGACGATTCCCCGTTCCGGCCCGCGGATCTCTTGATCGGCGAGATCCGCGGTGTCATCAGTGCGCTCGACGCGCATCGGATCCCGCGGGCCGGCCACTGGTCCGCGTACGAGAACGCCGCCGAGGTCAATCGCCTGATGCTGGAGTTCTTCTCGAGCTGA
- a CDS encoding TIGR03619 family F420-dependent LLM class oxidoreductase, translated as MKFGIWIPNCRHLATPDIIRGAAVRAELLGYDSVWVSDHVVVPHANVVNFGETIFDPLVTLAVIAGATSRVRLGTTVLIVPYRNAVVTAKMISSLDALSGGRVVFGIGAGWVAAESAMLGVPFAERGAMTDEYLEAMQELWTKQAPSFSGKYTQFSGLTFEPKPLQKPHPPIWVGGHSRAALRRTAQFGAAWHPINRSPEELRAGRTELARLCQARGRAVPPALTLRNDVRILGSAQGSAQGPGQAVPASTHGGRVLAGEPARLIEQIAELADCGVEHLVLEFLAADCPELDGQMVAFAERVRPKLA; from the coding sequence ATGAAATTCGGCATCTGGATTCCCAACTGCCGGCACCTGGCCACGCCGGACATCATCCGGGGCGCGGCCGTCAGGGCCGAGCTGCTCGGCTACGACTCCGTCTGGGTCAGCGATCACGTCGTCGTGCCGCACGCGAATGTCGTCAACTTCGGCGAGACCATCTTCGACCCGCTCGTGACGCTTGCGGTGATCGCGGGGGCGACCAGCCGGGTGCGGCTCGGCACCACGGTGCTCATCGTCCCGTACCGCAACGCGGTCGTCACGGCCAAGATGATCTCCTCGCTCGACGCGCTGAGCGGCGGGCGGGTCGTGTTCGGAATCGGCGCGGGCTGGGTGGCGGCCGAGAGCGCCATGCTGGGTGTGCCGTTCGCGGAGCGCGGCGCCATGACCGACGAGTACCTCGAGGCCATGCAGGAGCTCTGGACGAAGCAGGCTCCATCTTTTAGTGGAAAATACACGCAGTTCAGCGGACTCACGTTCGAGCCCAAGCCCCTGCAGAAGCCGCACCCGCCGATCTGGGTCGGGGGGCACAGCCGGGCCGCGCTTCGCCGCACCGCCCAGTTCGGCGCCGCCTGGCATCCGATCAATCGTTCGCCTGAGGAGCTGCGGGCCGGCCGAACCGAGCTGGCGCGGCTCTGCCAGGCGCGCGGCCGTGCCGTGCCTCCCGCGCTCACGCTTCGCAACGACGTTCGCATCCTTGGGTCCGCCCAGGGGTCCGCCCAGGGGCCCGGCCAGGCTGTGCCGGCTTCGACCCATGGCGGCCGCGTGCTCGCGGGCGAGCCGGCACGCCTGATCGAGCAGATCGCGGAGCTGGCCGACTGCGGAGTCGAGCATCTGGTCCTCGAGTTCCTCGCCGCCGACTGCCCGGAGCTGGACGGGCAAATGGTCGCCTTCGCCGAGCGCGTGCGGCCCAAGCTCGCCTGA